From Pseudomonas poae, the proteins below share one genomic window:
- a CDS encoding restriction endonuclease subunit S has translation MTKGGAIRRSKDAGDVVFIGPGAIRPLEIQLDPLDRADDVEVQQYPKAVANEGDIVMNGLSTYLGAAALIESGRFPINRHIFRIRVHNALVLPEYLAIAINSRYVHEALIAGAGGSVMTMLRLEALKQVLIPVPPQMIQAEIVRRVALAKEERDVVERSLQQKEQALSVLVRDLDLGETV, from the coding sequence GTGACGAAAGGCGGCGCCATCCGACGCTCGAAGGACGCCGGCGATGTCGTGTTCATTGGGCCAGGCGCGATACGTCCGTTGGAGATACAGCTGGACCCGCTAGATCGAGCAGACGACGTCGAGGTGCAGCAATACCCCAAGGCGGTCGCCAACGAAGGCGACATCGTAATGAACGGGCTGAGCACCTATTTAGGTGCCGCTGCGCTCATCGAGAGTGGCCGGTTTCCCATCAACCGGCACATCTTCCGCATTCGCGTGCACAACGCACTCGTGCTGCCAGAGTACCTCGCGATCGCGATCAACAGTCGTTATGTGCATGAGGCCTTGATTGCGGGCGCCGGCGGGAGCGTAATGACGATGCTGAGGTTAGAGGCCTTAAAACAGGTTTTGATCCCCGTGCCTCCTCAGATGATCCAGGCCGAGATTGTCCGGCGAGTCGCCCTCGCAAAGGAGGAGCGCGACGTTGTCGAAAGGTCGCTCCAGCAGAAAGAGCAGGCGCTCTCGGTCCTGGTGCGTGATCTCGACCTTGGAGAGACGGTATGA
- a CDS encoding DUF262 domain-containing protein, with the protein MSTGDLQLRSVSQAMTESFFIPAYQRGYRWTSRQVTELLDDVAAFTERKRQVQGEFYCLQPIVVTQRNGHWELIDGQQRLTTIFLILSYFNNRLVVDERKTLFALNYETRQNSASYLRTLDEELHEENIDFFHIWQAYQAVRDWFKPRSNRLNYIEAAFLNEVRVIWYEVDQSVEPIDVFTRLNVGKIPLTNAELVKALFLRGGNFDGEGIRAKQLQQLRIAQDWDEIERRLQEEAFWYFLANRQQEANRIDLVLGLRADELQQVANRWDTNSLFLAFNTHLTEKQDAVTSEWDAVKRMFLQLDEWFRDRFLYHIVGFLLSQDVKVGQIRDLARSSGSKTAFRAALKAEVFKLVFGKSRSNAGESDLARFVEDHVAQLDYESHRESIRRLLLLFNIASLLELGDSGPWFPFDHFKKDQWDLEHIRSVKSDMPQRIDAQKAWLGQAVEYFSEPELAAVGRVPPHPSRSWLSACGRCVTRSPSMLPHLKLRSTTS; encoded by the coding sequence ATGAGCACAGGTGATCTTCAGCTGCGCTCGGTCAGCCAGGCAATGACCGAGTCGTTCTTCATCCCCGCTTACCAGCGTGGCTATCGCTGGACCTCTCGGCAAGTTACTGAGTTGCTTGACGATGTGGCCGCTTTCACAGAAAGGAAAAGGCAGGTTCAGGGAGAGTTTTACTGCCTGCAGCCAATCGTCGTTACACAACGCAACGGCCACTGGGAACTCATTGATGGGCAGCAACGGCTTACCACGATCTTCCTGATCCTCTCCTATTTCAACAACCGCTTGGTAGTTGACGAGCGCAAGACTCTGTTCGCACTCAACTACGAGACTCGTCAGAACAGCGCGAGCTATCTGCGCACCCTCGACGAAGAGCTACATGAGGAGAACATCGATTTTTTCCATATCTGGCAGGCGTACCAAGCCGTTCGCGATTGGTTCAAGCCTAGGAGCAACCGGCTGAACTACATCGAGGCCGCCTTTCTGAATGAGGTCAGAGTCATCTGGTACGAGGTTGACCAGTCCGTCGAGCCGATTGACGTATTCACGCGCCTGAATGTTGGCAAAATCCCGCTCACGAACGCGGAGCTTGTGAAGGCCCTGTTCTTGCGAGGTGGCAATTTCGACGGTGAAGGAATACGCGCCAAGCAATTGCAGCAGTTGAGGATTGCCCAGGACTGGGATGAGATCGAGCGACGTCTGCAGGAAGAGGCTTTTTGGTACTTCTTGGCCAATCGACAACAAGAAGCGAATCGGATTGACCTAGTCCTTGGGTTACGGGCCGACGAATTACAGCAGGTTGCGAATCGCTGGGATACTAACAGCCTGTTCCTTGCATTCAACACGCATCTAACTGAAAAGCAGGACGCGGTTACAAGCGAGTGGGACGCAGTAAAACGAATGTTTCTGCAACTCGACGAGTGGTTCAGGGACCGGTTCTTGTATCACATTGTTGGCTTTCTCCTAAGCCAAGACGTCAAAGTGGGACAGATACGCGACCTCGCGCGAAGCTCTGGTTCCAAGACAGCCTTTCGAGCTGCGCTCAAGGCAGAAGTGTTCAAGCTGGTCTTTGGTAAATCTCGAAGCAACGCGGGTGAAAGCGATTTGGCCCGGTTCGTTGAAGACCACGTCGCGCAGCTGGACTATGAGTCGCATCGTGAGTCCATCCGCCGTCTGCTCCTGCTGTTCAACATCGCTTCGTTACTGGAACTCGGCGATAGCGGGCCGTGGTTCCCTTTCGACCACTTTAAGAAAGATCAGTGGGACTTGGAACATATTCGCTCGGTAAAGTCTGACATGCCTCAGCGTATTGACGCCCAAAAAGCCTGGCTCGGACAGGCTGTCGAATACTTCTCCGAGCCCGAGTTGGCAGCGGTAGGCCGTGTCCCCCCACAT